The sequence AGAAGACCTGGAGCGGGTCAGCGCGTTTTACGCCAGCAATGGCATAAACGCCGACGTGCAGACATTTTTCACTGACGTGCCCGCCCGCATGTCGGAGGCGCAGCTGGTGATCTCGCGTTCGGGGGCGTCTTCGGTCGCGGATATCTCAATCATCGGGCGGCCCTCGATCCTGATCCCCTATGCCGCCGCCGCAGGCGACCACCAAACCGCAAATGCCCGCGGGCTGGTAGGTGCCAATGCTGCCGTTATGATCCCGGAAAGCGCCCTTGATATCCCGGTGCTGGCGGAGCATATGGGCGCGATTCTGAGTAACCCGCAGGCTGCCGCGCAAATGGCGTCTGCTGCACTAAGCGCCGGAGTTCCCGATGCCACCGAACGCCTGGCGGCATTGGTGGAGCAACTGGCCGAGGAAGGATAAACGTTATGAACCCTGCAACCAAACTGCCTGGTGACGTCGGCCCGATCCACTTTGTCGGTATCGGGGGCATCGGCATGTCGGGCATTGCCGAGGTGCTGCTGAACCTGGGCTATATGGTGCAGGGATCGGACCTGAAGGCCTCCAAGATCACGAGCCGGCTGGAAGAGCTGGGCGCGCGGATTTTTGTGGGCCAGCAGGCAAAGAACCTGGAGGAGGCCGCGGTTGTGGTGATCTCCTCCGCGATCAAGCCGGGCAACCCGGAGCTGGACGAGGCCCGCCTGCGCGGCCTGCCGGTGGTGCGCCGCGCCGATATGCTGGCAGAGCTGATGCGGCTGAAATCGAATGTCGCCATTGGCGGCACCCATGGCAAAACTACCACCACCACCATGATGGCAGAGCTGATGGTGGCGGGCGGGTTCGACCCCACCATCGTCAACGGCGGCATCATTCACGCCTATGGCTCCAACGCGCGGATGGGGCAGGGCGAATGGATGGTGGTCGAGGCGGATGAGAGCGACGGCTCCTTCAACCGGCTGCCCGCGACCATCGCCGTGGTGACCAACATCGACCCGGAGCACATGGAGCATTGGGGCGACTTCGACCGCCTGCGCGACGGCTTCCTGGAGTTTGTCTCCAACATTCCGTTCTATGGCATCGCGGTCTGCTGCACCGACCATGCGGAGGTGCAGGCGCTGGTGGGCCGGATCTCCGACCGCCGGGTGGTGACCTATGGCTTCAATGCGCAGGCTGATGTGCGGGCGGTGAACCTGACCTACAAGGCGGGTGTGGCGCATTTCGACGTGGTGCTGCAGGCCGAGGACAGGGTGATCGAGGGCTGCACCCTGCCGATGCCGGGGGACCACAATGTCTCTAACGCCTTGTCCGCCGTGGCAGTGGCGCGGCATCTGGGCATGAACAGCACCGAAATCCGCGAGGCGCTGGCCAATTTCGGCGGGGTGAACCGCCGCTTCACCAAAGTGGGTGAGGTGAATGGCGTTACCATCATCGACGACTACGGCCACCACCCGGTGGAGATCGCCGCGGTGCTGAAGGCGGCGCGCCAGGCCTGCGAGGGCCGGGTCATCGCGGTGCATCAGCCGCACCGCTATTCCCGCCTGTCGAACCTGTTCGACGATTTCTGCGCCTGTTTCAACGAGGCCGACGTGGTGGCGATTGCTGAGGTGTTCTCTGCCGGTGAAGACCCGATCGAGGGCGCCAGCCGCGACGATCTGGTGGCGGGCCTGATCCGCCACGGCCACCGCCACGCCCGTGCCCTGCTGAATGAGGAAGACCTGGAGCGCCTGGTGCGCGAGCAGGCGCGGCCCGGCGACATGGTGGTCTGCCTGGGCGCGGGCACCATCAGCACCTGGGCCAACGGTCTGCCTGCGCGGCTGGAACGCTGAGGAATGCGGCTGCAGCAGGGGGCTCTGCCCCCCGCCGCCTGTGGCGGCTCCCCCCGGGATATTTCCGGCCAGATGAAGCTGGCGGGGTGAGGAGCCGGAGATGACGCTGTCTTTGACGCTGGCCGCTGTCTGGGCGCTGGCCGCCAATATTCTGGGCATGATCCCCAGCCGCGACGGCCATTGGACCCGGGCCTATGTGCTGATTGCGCTGGGGATTCCGCTGCTGGGCTATGTGACCTGGGAGAACGGCCCCTGGTGGGGGCTGGCGGTGCTGCTGGCCGGAATGTCGGTGCTGCGCTGGCCGGTGATTTACCTGGGCCGCTATATCAGGCGCTCGCTGCGGCGCTGACAGGCGGCCCCTTGGCGGTGCGCTTAACGAAATTTTTCCAGTCCGTCAGTATCACTGCCTGAGAAGAACGACTGCCCTTGGAATATTTGTTTCTTTTTGAAGCCGGCATGTGTCTGCCGGCGGTGGAGGCTGTGTATGGCCGTTGTGTTTACAATCTGGCTGGCGTTCGGTGCCGCTTGGCTGATCGGGTTTTATCTTCTTGCCCGCCACCGCTGGCGCCGGCTGGCCATCGGGCTGGTGCTGCTCTGGGCGGCCATTCTGATCTGGCTGGCGGTCAACCGGTTTGAGCAGAATCATGAACACGACGTCCGCCAGGTCGTGTTGTCCCTTTATTTCAATGGCCATCTTGTTTACGGACTATGCGCGTTCATAGGCTGGAAACTGGGGCAGAAAAGACGATGGCGGCGCGTTCTGAAATTATACTTCCGGCGGCTCGCGGGCGGCTGACGCGGCAAAAGCTGCTGGCAGAGCTGACCTGGCTGCGGGTAGGCGGCCCGGCCGACCACCTGTTCCAGCCCGCGGATGTCGAGGATCTGGTGGAATTCCTGCGCCAGCTGGACCCTGCGGTGCAGGTGTTCCCGATGGGGGTGGGCTCCAACCTGATCGTGCGCGACGGGGGCCTGCGCGCGGTGGTGATCCGTCTGGGCCGCGGCTTTAACGGCATCGAAACCGATGGTGACACCGTTACCGCGGGGGCTGCTGCGCTGGATGCGCATGTGGCCAGGAAAGCGGCGGATGCGGGCATCGACCTCACCTTCCTGCGCACCATTCCCGGCTCGATCGGCGGCGCGGTGCGGATGAACGCGGGCTGCTATGGCAGCTATACCGCGGATGTGTTTGTCTCGGCGACCATCGTCACCCGCCAGGGCGAGATCCGCGAGATCACCGCCGAAGAGCTGGGCTTTCAGTACCGGCAGACTGCGTTCCCCGAAGGCGCGGTGCTGGTATCGGCGAAACTGCGCGGCCCCAAGGGCGATCCGGCGGAGCTGCATGCCCGGATGGAAGCGCAGTTGCAGAAGCGGGATGAAACGCAGCCGGTCAAGGACCGCTCGGCCGGGTCCACCTTCCGCAACCCGGCGGGGTTCTCCTCGACCGGGCAGGCGGATGATGTGCATGACCTCAAGGCCTGGAAGGTGATTGACAACGCCGGGATGCGCGGCGCCCGGCGCGGCGGTGCGCAGATGAGCGAGAAGCATTCCAATTTCATGATCAACACCGGTGGCGCAACTGCCGCAGATCTGGAAGGGCTGGGCGAGGACGTGCGGAAAAAGGTTTACGAGAATTCCGGCATCAGGCTAGAGTGGGAAATCATGCGGATTGGTGATCCGCTTCCCGAATAACTTGAAAACCTGAATGCTGACAAAGGCTTCTGTTGCCGCAGCTTAAGGTCACCATATGGTCCCGGCGGGACCCGGGCAGCGGCAATTGTTAAACGTGGTAAAGGCAGTGTTAACACCCCGGTAAGAATTTGGGCGTTAGGGTGCCGAAGAGGCGGCAATGGCATGCCGGATGAAGGGGCTGCAGCCCCGCCAGACACTGGGGTGCGGAGCCCC is a genomic window of Leisingera caerulea DSM 24564 containing:
- the murC gene encoding UDP-N-acetylmuramate--L-alanine ligase, producing the protein MNPATKLPGDVGPIHFVGIGGIGMSGIAEVLLNLGYMVQGSDLKASKITSRLEELGARIFVGQQAKNLEEAAVVVISSAIKPGNPELDEARLRGLPVVRRADMLAELMRLKSNVAIGGTHGKTTTTTMMAELMVAGGFDPTIVNGGIIHAYGSNARMGQGEWMVVEADESDGSFNRLPATIAVVTNIDPEHMEHWGDFDRLRDGFLEFVSNIPFYGIAVCCTDHAEVQALVGRISDRRVVTYGFNAQADVRAVNLTYKAGVAHFDVVLQAEDRVIEGCTLPMPGDHNVSNALSAVAVARHLGMNSTEIREALANFGGVNRRFTKVGEVNGVTIIDDYGHHPVEIAAVLKAARQACEGRVIAVHQPHRYSRLSNLFDDFCACFNEADVVAIAEVFSAGEDPIEGASRDDLVAGLIRHGHRHARALLNEEDLERLVREQARPGDMVVCLGAGTISTWANGLPARLER
- a CDS encoding DUF2484 family protein → MTLSLTLAAVWALAANILGMIPSRDGHWTRAYVLIALGIPLLGYVTWENGPWWGLAVLLAGMSVLRWPVIYLGRYIRRSLRR
- the murB gene encoding UDP-N-acetylmuramate dehydrogenase, producing the protein MAARSEIILPAARGRLTRQKLLAELTWLRVGGPADHLFQPADVEDLVEFLRQLDPAVQVFPMGVGSNLIVRDGGLRAVVIRLGRGFNGIETDGDTVTAGAAALDAHVARKAADAGIDLTFLRTIPGSIGGAVRMNAGCYGSYTADVFVSATIVTRQGEIREITAEELGFQYRQTAFPEGAVLVSAKLRGPKGDPAELHARMEAQLQKRDETQPVKDRSAGSTFRNPAGFSSTGQADDVHDLKAWKVIDNAGMRGARRGGAQMSEKHSNFMINTGGATAADLEGLGEDVRKKVYENSGIRLEWEIMRIGDPLPE